CCTGGAGCACGCCCAGGGCCATCAGGTCGTTGGCGCAGAAGACGGCGGTGGGGCGGGGGGACATGCCCAGCAGCCGGGCGCCCGCGTCGCGCCCCGCCGCGACGTCCATCCGTTCGCCCTCGATGTGCCGCAATCCCGCGTCCACGCCCGTTTCCCGCAGCATCCGGAGGGCTCCGGTGTGGCGGTCGCGGCACTGGCTGAGCTGCATGGGTCCACTGACGTAGGCGAGGTCGCGGTGTCCGCTCTCCAGCAGGTGGCGTACGGCCAGGCCCGCGCCCTCGATGTCGTCGACGGAGACCGAGCAGCCTTCCGCGCTGGGCACCACGCGGTCGACGGACACGAAGGGGATGCCGTGCCGCTGGAAGGCGGCGAGGTTGCGGCCCGTGGTGTCGGTCGGGGTGACCAGGACGCCGCGTACCCGCTGTTCGGCGAACAGGGCGAGGTATTCGGCCTCTTCGGCGGGGCTCTGCGCGCTGTTGCAGAGCATCACTCCCAACCCCGCGGCGCGCGCGGCGCGTTCCGCGCCGGAGGCGACGTCGACGAAGAACGGGTTGGCCATGTCCAGCACCAGCAGCGCGATGATGCGGCTGTGCCCGGCGCGCAGGTGCCGGGCGGCTTCGCTGCGTACATAGCCGAGCCGGGCGATGGCGGACTGCACCCGCAGGCGGGTCTCCTCGGCCACCATGCCGGGGCGGTTGATGACGTTGGAGACCGTTCCGACGGATACTCCGGCCGCGCGTGCGACCTCCTTGATGCCGACCGTCCGGCTCACCG
This sequence is a window from Streptomyces sp. NBC_01775. Protein-coding genes within it:
- a CDS encoding LacI family DNA-binding transcriptional regulator; the encoded protein is MSRTVGIKEVARAAGVSVGTVSNVINRPGMVAEETRLRVQSAIARLGYVRSEAARHLRAGHSRIIALLVLDMANPFFVDVASGAERAARAAGLGVMLCNSAQSPAEEAEYLALFAEQRVRGVLVTPTDTTGRNLAAFQRHGIPFVSVDRVVPSAEGCSVSVDDIEGAGLAVRHLLESGHRDLAYVSGPMQLSQCRDRHTGALRMLRETGVDAGLRHIEGERMDVAAGRDAGARLLGMSPRPTAVFCANDLMALGVLQALYGAGVSVPEEVALVGYDDIEFAAAAAVPLTSVRQPAYRMGRAAADLLIDETGQDAARHEHRRIVLQPELVVRASSLPGRT